In the Sorghum bicolor cultivar BTx623 chromosome 4, Sorghum_bicolor_NCBIv3, whole genome shotgun sequence genome, atgaaatTATAATGTGTACTTTCGTGCCGTTTAGAAAAGGCAGGTCAAACAAGTTGTAGTGCAAAACTCTTTTTGTGCTAATTTTGAACAATTATTATGGTGTCAAAACTTTATGTATTTCAATTTACTTGGGGTCCGTTTGGGACTACTCCATTAACTCTACTCCATAAactcttaggccctgtttagtttgccacccaaaaaattttcatcaatcccatcgaatctttggacacatgcacggaacattaaatttacataaaaaatttaactaattacacagtttggttgaaaatcgcgagatgaattgtttaaacctagttactccatgattagccttaagtgctacataaaccacatatgctaatgacagattaattgtactcaatagatttgtcttgcagtttcctgacgagctatgtaatttgtttttttattagtttctaaaaacctctcccgacatccttccgacatatccaatttgacacccaaaaattttcatcaaCAATCTAAACATGGCCTTACTCTAAAACTTTTATAGTACTCAAATGCTCTCATAACCCCAACATTAAGTTTTACGGCTATACACCTGTTTGGCTAGCAAAGTCCTAAACAGGCCTTTAGAACACCATTTTGCCCTGGTGTGCGAGGATTATTTTACTTCACATGCACCTTTTCTATTCTAATATTAAAAACCAAATTTTAGCCTATTTTTTTCCTCCATCTCCCTAACTACAGAATAGTGAAGAGTTTGTTTCGTCTTATTTTTTATTTGCAAACTGCATTTACACCTTTTGTATCTCGTATATAACCAGGATTGATATGGCCCATGCTTATACAAGATAAAACAACTCGTGTCTAGTAATGATTGATTCAAAGTCAGATTCCAAGATATATAGCGCCGTgccctttggccttgtttacttccacccaaaatccaaaaacttttcaagatttcccgtcacatcaaatctttagacgcatgcatggagtattaaatataaacaaaattaaaaactaattgcacagtttgatcgaaatttacgaaacgaatcttttaagcctagttagtctatgattagacaataattaccacaaacaaacgaaagtgctacagtgtcccgaaaaaatttcggtgaggaactaaacaaggcctttgtatcTCGTATGTGATTCAGATTCATAAGTAAAATAAGCACTCGCGTCTAACAATGATACGCACCGACAAAATTACTAGCAATGAAAAAGAACACGAAAACCTGCCGTGAAAGTGGTACCAAAGGACTCTCCTCTGTATATCTGTATATCACCAATATAAGAACCCTGCAATGGTGTGGCCGGGCAGCACAAATCTCAAACACCAAGTGGCGAAATATCAGCCGCAAAAAAAAAGCAGAGGCATGGAGTCGCGTCGACATCACCAGAGGTCCCGCAGCGCACGCGGGCCACCCACGCTGCCGCCCCTACACCAGCCCCACcctcgccaccaccaccacccgccCCCGCACCACCGCCAAAACCCTAGCCActcccccgccgccgcctcctccttcgTCTACCGTCCGCACCAGCCCATGGAGGAAGACGCCATCTCGACGCTCATGGACATCGACGACTCGCCGCTCAGCGCCGCGGGGGCCGGATTCCTCGACGAGgaggacggggacggggagaTGTTCCTGGCTCCGCACCGCGCGGGccgcggtggcggcggtggcgagACCCGCGGGCCCCTCCTCTTCTCCGGGTTCTTCAACAGCTTCGACGGCGCCGacttcgacgacgacgacctcgccTGAGGGAACTAACCGCCCGGTTCGGTAACGGAGGTTGTTCGTGGGTCGCGATCCGTGTTATGTCGATATCGTGATGGGCTCTCTTAATTAGCGTATCGGTTCAGACTCGTTTGAGCAATCTGAAGATGTTTAGGGATcaatataaatacctttgtgccCTGTGGTTCGTGGATCACTGTGCATGTGTTCTTCCGTATCTTTTTGGTACTTTGGCTCCATTGGCATGATCTATTGAAGTTTCCTTTGTTATCATTCTGTCTCTGTTACACGATTGACTTGTTATAGGTGAATAGGTCGTTAAATGCCTATATCTGCTCCTGGAATTGTGTGTTTCTCGAATTGTGTAGGCTGTGAGTTATTTGATTTATATAATTTGGGGTTAGTTAACAAATTGTGTTGAAAGTTACCATTTGTCAACAATTTAACCGGCTAGTGAAGACAATTCATAGATGCTTTGATTATTTTGTGTTGAAGTGGAAATATCACATTAGCATAGGCACATTTTTTTGAAAACACTGCATCAGTTTGCAAATCTTGTATCGCAGGGAAGTAGTTTTAAATCTGCTTCATAGAAACTTTTCCATCATTCATCAAATCAGAATTTTCATAGTTATACTGTCTACTAGAAATTTGgttcaaaactcaaaattgggaGAGCATGCCTAGTTGTAATTGCCATAAGCATCACCATTGTTCCCAAGTAGTATCAGAGTCGCTAATAGTAGGGTATGAATTGAGCTCGGGAGACAACAGAATTGGGAGAGCATGCCTAGTTGTAATTGCCATAAGCATCACCATTGTTCCCAAAATAGTATCAGTCACTGATAGTGGGGTATGAATTGAGCTCGGGAGACAACAAAATTGGGAGAGCATGCCTAGTTCTAATTGCCATAAGCATCGCCATGCAGGGTATGGATTGAGCTCGGGAGACAACAAAACTTGCTGCACTGTTTTTTTCCACCTGATTAATAAAGAACAATTACAATGCCAACATTAAACATTGGAAGTCTGTCCTGGCTTCTGGTAGGGTGTAGCTGTATCATAGTGTTCTTTAGCAATTTCTGTTGTTCCTTGGTACCGAtgggcttttggcaaaaagctCCATCCACAACTTTTTGTTCCAAGCCAATGGCCTTGAATCAGTCAACCCCAGTTTCATTTGCTTCCTGAAGTTATATTCAGAAATCAGAATTGGGTGGATTCTAAGTTCAAATTTAAATAAATTACCATGACTTTAAATATGTATTATTTCCATTGATCATAAGTTGTAGGGCATACACTGCTTTGATGTTTCTTTATATCAATACAAAACTgttcaaaaacatttctgtggtAGGGTCACTTCCATTTTCATGTCATTCCATGTCTTTTATCTGGATGCCCCTGACCTAAGCAGCCCAACAACAGGCAGCCGATAGGAGGCAGCCACCACAAGGGCAGGGATGCGAGAAGGGGACTATTATAATAGATCTATTCTTTCTTTCCTTGTTTTATTAATACACCTCCTCCTTATATAGATACAGAGGTTTGCTTGACAGCTAAGCAAGACGATTAATCTTATCGCTAACCATAACCCTATTGGGCGTCTCGTACTACTGGGCCTAGCTGACTGCCCATGAAACAGTCAATGTCTATTGAATTAGTCAGGTTCCTTTGTAGAATAAAGGCCCCTAATGGACCTTTCATACTATTGGGCGTAGCTGACTGCCCATGTCATAGCTAATGCCTATGGAATATCCAGGTTctgttttagaaaaaaaagaacAGGAAGGGCAAACCCCTactgaataaataaataaatatatattgaaaaaaaaaagaattgagtTTGTTGTCGTCTTGTCTCTTAAAATTGGGTCAGTGGGTCATGATGATTCATACAGGCACAAGTCATTgctaactttttggtttttataaGGCAAACTGAAGTTGTGTAAGATAATAATTCTTTTCATATGTGAGATTATGTGTGTTTCCTTATTTTCATATGCAATATTGTGTATTTTCTTTGAGATTTTGTATTTCACAGTTATTAGTATATAGAGGAGTGTGAAATATTTCATCTTAGAACTTGTCTCAGTTCTGGATTTTAAAATTGAAACCCCTTGCAAGCTAGTTTTGCAAGTTTTGTCCTTGAGAATCACATGCAATATTTTGCTCTGACATGGTATTGGCACATTGGATCCAGCTGCTTATATTTCAGCTTTGATTTTACTCTGAAACTTATTCTTGCACATTGGGGAGTGGTTCATTTGGATTTAGTTGTATTGATACTGAGAGGTTTTTTTTGTAACATGTTCTAAAGCTCCTTCAGAAATTTTCTTCTGAACTGGTATCTGGGAACTGGTCATTTCTTCTGAACTGGTATTTGGGAATCAGTCATTGCTAGTTCATTTTCTTCTAGAGGTTTGGTCCAGAAATCAGAACATGGACAGGGAGGACCATGCATAGTTCAGAGTAGCATCATGCAAAACAGCAAAAGAGTAACTCCGCCTAAGGGCTTTTTAGATGCACATGTATCCCCCTCAATCCATGAACTTGAACTCCACCTAAAAGCTAGTTTGGATGGAGTAACTTGAACTTGAACTCCACCTAAAAGCTAGTTTGGATTGAGGGGGATACATGTGCATCCATACAAGCCCTAAAATGTAAACTGCCATGGTTTTCAATTTGTAGTGTCATCAACTTGTAAAAAGTTGTAACAAACAAATCCTAGTATTTGCTGGCAATATAGAATAGTTTCAAAGTGTACCAAGCTGTTGCAAACTTCTTATGGTGAGCCTACCTGCATCTGCTTAGCTGTATATTGTTATACATGTAACTTCAGTAAATGTTTAGTTATATATTGATAACATAATGTAGGCAAGCTCCGTCTGATAGATTGTGTCCGAAGTCAATGTCTCTTGGTTTGTCAATGAAACGACCATAAAGATGCAGTAGTCTATCATATATGTAGATTGGTGTGGTTGTTTTTCTCTGGCCACAAGTCATTGTTACTTTTGCCTCTGTAGCGATTCCAGCAGTGCTGTATGTGAGACTGTATGGTTCTTAGCTTTTCGGGTTATTTGTATCATTGTATGATTCTCTAATTGAAGTGAAGATTGTGGGTCGTTTTCTGTTTTCATGTTTCCTGATTTGTTGTGCCCAAACGTAGCTAAGTGTGTTGCTTTCCCGGTTCGCCAGCATGTAAAACCTCTTTTTtattactccctctgtccttaAAAATTTCAATTCTTAGAATTcgtgttagtcaaactttacagAAAAGAACATTAGTATCTATGATCTAGAAGTTGCAGCTTTTAGAGACGGAGTCGGTATTCTCTATCAATGAAAGTCATTGTCAATTGTCATGTCTTATGTCCGTTagttgaaataaaaaaaagagagaaatttGTTCTTACAGTTTTTGGTGAAAGGATGACTTGCAACTTGTTTTTTTCTAGCACAGTATCTGTGTATCGAGGGTTATATGACTATATGAGGATCCATGAACCAAGCCAATGAACCAAACAATCAGTATGTCACCGAGGGTTATATGAGGCTCAATGAGACCATGACGACTTTGCCTGGTTGATAGGCATACTACTACTGATTTTACTCAACTCTATCTTCACGATAAGAGAATCATCTTGGATTTGAGTTTTAGCACACACCAGTATCAAGCAGGCTAAAAAACCCTCACTACTATTCATCTTCCAGATGCATATTCATTATAGTATATCTATATTATGTTAAAAATTATTAATAAGATTTTTATGAAAATTAattaaaattagaaatagagtcAAAATTGCATATAATTCTTTTTACCGCCGGGCCCTCCTCCAACCGGATCATTGTGGAGCTGCATAAAGATCCGCCTCCTCTGCCTGGTGCACGGGACACGCGTCGGCCAGCCACTGGCGTCCCCACATGTTCGGGGGATGGGGGGACACGGCGCCATACGACCAGGGGATGCCTGCCGGGTCCCTTCCGCCGGCGTCACGTCGCTCTGTGCCCGCGCCCGATCCCAAGGCTCCCGTATACatgtgtttagattggagatgaaaagtttttaggtgttagaaaaatgtcgaaagaggttttagaaactaataaaaaaaattacatattttgtcaggaaactacaagataaatctattaaacataattaatctatcattagcacatgtgtgttactgtagcacttaaggctaattatagCACATGtgtgttactgtagcacttaaggctaattatagagtaactaggcttattcgtctcgcgattttcaactaaactgtgtaattagtttatttttttatctatatttaatgtttaatgcatGTGTACAAAAATTCGATggaatggatgaaaattttttgatacatacagaactaaacagggccaacGCGCCGCTCCGCACCGCACGTGTCCGTTGCGGCGCGAGGGGGAAGGGGCCACACAGTCTGTCGCCACATGGGATCCTTGTCGCGCCGGCGGTCAAGCGCCTGGTCAGCCGGTGGTCCCACCGGGACGGAAACGGATAGAGACGGACACGGTGGCCTTCGTCGTTGCTCGTGTAGCCCGTGGGCCGTGGGCCTCTACTGTCGCCCTCGCCCACGAGTTGTTTGTGTTTGACCGTGCCGTGCGTTTGTGGTCGGTGGATTTTCAGAACTCTGGATGGATCAGTGGGTCGTCGCTTTCGGGTTTCTCTTCCATC is a window encoding:
- the LOC8066151 gene encoding forkhead box protein G1; amino-acid sequence: MESRRHHQRSRSARGPPTLPPLHQPHPRHHHHPPPHHRQNPSHSPAAASSFVYRPHQPMEEDAISTLMDIDDSPLSAAGAGFLDEEDGDGEMFLAPHRAGRGGGGGETRGPLLFSGFFNSFDGADFDDDDLA